A region from the Drosophila bipectinata strain 14024-0381.07 chromosome 3R, DbipHiC1v2, whole genome shotgun sequence genome encodes:
- the LOC108128012 gene encoding uncharacterized protein: MRLPPQENQAGSYSQRTQRLIQGLPGWYRGLSLAQMEAADKMATALRDDLDQNTATRVVKLVQQLGVHPKATWDNVVTAMKLSRGNDLAFLWFLMELCYKTPNHGRTYSVNEQIILSAIFWIDLFPTLKELDRWLPLPHASQAERDRLEARRQKRLNLRKKREQELAKKGNPSKLAPYFEEPFQRKRPVRKLLSDYPDRPAFLYQMPDEEKMSPLWTRWFGDYELSDARRVARTVINEEINTMFYNFKEIFPLSGAHSVARSIVNEEISNIFETFQAASLPPSDVESLCAHHRYLREMEKSLKDQLEVLKRRKYEELIEGKSKAEERRKKLVIQELEEMSASYLKRFQEMAARTRLASTRTKLFGGGDVQGYTFGCPKVDKCVEKTEDCCQPCEKIVTKKTVCKKLEPVEKFQIKVRKPQSSLRLKGGVVSKSKRKKLSKKKRSRSKAKKRGSNTKSVDFDVVSTLEPQKPKSTTDIEVKLLKGERPIVPGCPDFRPEIADAAKVQTYDPYVGLPQRKAQHLKQRPSSLMQFLNRCGSEQDEEKEPQNGTPSARAAQSRKIFELGPGGTNVVKFNYREIFGSLQTTRLDDERMRLKEAFVRAIDDDVQYLSAALTGEEEGSINAMVDRAAKRVFQDDVKTFHQELERLRLKKEAEMAKKKDIRLDFGQKYYDPENLPLMKEMLRLGLEKVGEDKRFVLPTLPNVHMVPYLLEWICFRYGKLYSQEAREKSYSEDKPVIEHMVRIMRQSLVKLPPRREAEKNENDPRMIRKMAHCRKEQQNKKFLDSIMRISRVFYTAMRPQLCSSATESTFYAYMPAHIYDLGYSINRNNII, from the coding sequence atgcgTCTACCTCCTCAAGAAAACCAAGCTGGTAGCTACAGCCAAAGGACCCAGCGTTTGATACAAGGGTTGCCAGGCTGGTACCGCGGTCTGTCTTTGGCCCAAATGGAGGCTGCCGACAAGATGGCCACCGCGCTCAGGGATGACCTGGATCAGAACACGGCCACCAGGGTAGTGAAGCTGGTGCAGCAATTGGGAGTGCACCCTAAAGCCACCTGGGATAATGTGGTAACTGCAATGAAACTGAGTAGGGGCAATGACCTGGCCTTTCTTTGGTTTCTAATGGAATTGTGCTACAAGACACCCAATCACGGACGCACCTACAGTGTGAACGAGCAGATCATATTGTCGGCTATATTTTGGATCGACCTATTTCCCACCCTGAAGGAACTGGATCGCTGGCTGCCCTTGCCGCATGCCTCGCAGGCTGAGCGAGATCGCCTTGAGGCACGACGACAGAAACgcttaaatttaagaaaaaagcgGGAGCAAGAGCTGGCCAAGAAGGGAAACCCATCAAAACTTGCTCCCTATTTCGAGGAGCCTTTCCAAAGAAAAAGGCCAGTCCGCAAGTTGCTGTCCGACTATCCAGATCGTCCTGCTTTTCTCTACCAAATGCCCGATGAGGAGAAAATGTCGCCCCTCTGGACGCGCTGGTTTGGGGACTACGAACTGAGTGATGCACGCCGAGTGGCACGGACGGTTATAAATGAGGAAATCAACACTATGTTCTATAACTTTAAGGAAATATTCCCACTCAGCGGTGCTCATAGTGTGGCAAGATCGATTGTAAATGAAGAAATCAGCAACATCTTTGAGACCTTCCAGGCCGCTTCTTTGCCACCCAGTGATGTGGAGTCCTTGTGTGCCCACCATCGCTATTTGCGCGAAATGGAGAAGTCGCTAAAGGATCAGTTGGAGGTTCTGAAACGCAGAAAGTACGAGGAGCTAATCGAGGGAAAATCGAAAGCCGAGGAGCGAAGAAAAAAGCTGGTAATACAAGAGCTGGAGGAGATGAGTGCCAGTTATTTGAAACGATTCCAAGAAATGGCAGCCCGCACTCGATTGGCCTCCACAAGAACCAAACTCTTTGGAGGCGGTGATGTCCAGGGCTATACGTTCGGGTGTCCTAAAGTTGACAAGTGCGTTGAAAAGACGGAAGACTGCTGTCAACCCTGTGAGAAGATCGTTACTAAAAAAACGGTCTGTAAAAAATTGGAGCCTGTTGAAAAATTCCAGATCAAGGTGCGCAAACCGCAAAGCAGTCTGAGGCTTAAGGGCGGAGTTGtttcaaaatccaaaagaaaaaAGCTAAGCAAGAAAAAACGATCTCGTTCCAAAGCCAAAAAGCGTGGAAGTAATACAAAATCTGTCGATTTCGATGTAGTTTCTACACTAGAACCACAAAAGCCCAAAAGTACAACCGATATAGAGGTAAAGCTTTTAAAGGGTGAAAGACCCATTGTGCCAGGATGTCCTGACTTTCGACCCGAAATCGCCGATGCTGCCAAGGTACAGACATACGATCCCTATGTCGGTTTGCCTCAGCGGAAAGCACAACACCTGAAACAGCGTCCCAGCAGCTTGATGCAGTTCCTCAATCGATGCGGAAGTGAACAGGACGAGGAGAAGGAGCCACAGAATGGCACTCCTTCTGCTCGAGCTGCTCAATCCCGCAAGATTTTCGAACTGGGACCCGGAGGTACAAATGTCGTCAAGTTTAACTACCGGGAGATTTTCGGGTCCTTGCAAACGACTCGTTTGGACGATGAGAGGATGCGTCTGAAGGAGGCGTTTGTGAGGGCCATCGATGACGATGTGCAGTATCTGAGTGCAGCACTGACTGGCGAGGAGGAGGGCTCCATTAACGCCATGGTGGACAGAGCTGCCAAGCGGGTTTTTCAAGATGATGTGAAAACATTCCACCAGGAGCTGGAGAGACTAAGACTAAAAAAAGAAGCGGAgatggcgaaaaaaaaagacatcCGCTTGGACTTTGGCCAGAAGTACTACGATCCCGAAAACCTGCCCCTAATGAAGGAGATGCTGCGGCTTGGTCTAGAGAAAGTGGGCGAAGACAAGCGTTTCGTTCTGCCCACGTTACCCAATGTCCATATGGTGCCATACCTACTCGAATGGATCTGCTTTCGCTACGGAAAACTCTACTCCCAAGAAGCCAGGGAGAAGAGTTATTCTGAAGACAAGCCGGTCATAGAGCACATGGTCCGAATAATGAGACAAAGCTTAGTGAAGCTGCCTCCGCGCCGGGAGGCCGAAAAGAATGAAAACGACCCCAGGATGATTCGGAAGATGGCCCATTGCCGCAAGGAGcagcaaaataaaaagttcCTGGACTCCATAATGCGAATCAGCCGAGTATTCTATACCGCCATGAGGCCTCAGCTCTGCAGTTCAGCCACGGAGTCCACTTTTTACGCCTACATGCCCGCACACATTTACGACCTTGGATACAGCATCAATAGAAACAATATTATCTGA
- the LOC108128204 gene encoding coiled-coil-helix-coiled-coil-helix domain-containing protein 10, mitochondrial translates to MPRRNKSTSAKAHSASHLPVAQPSNKDSVVRSTGGAFKDVAAHAAGVAAGSAVGHAVGAGIIGLFHGPKSQVKHSDLVQEGPCAFEMKQFLKCTEENADLNVCKEFNDAVRNCHHHYNL, encoded by the coding sequence ATGCCACGCAGAAACAAGAGCACCTCGGCCAAGGCACACTCTGCCAGCCATCTGCCGGTGGCGCAGCCCTCTAACAAGGACTCGGTGGTAAGAAGCACTGGCGGCGCCTTCAAGGATGTGGCCGCCCATGCTGCGGGCGTGGCAGCCGGCTCGGCCGTGGGTCATGCCGTGGGCGCTGGCATAATAGGTTTGTTCCACGGCCCCAAGAGCCAAGTCAAGCACAGCGACCTTGTCCAAGAGGGTCCTTGCGCCTTCGAGATGAAACAGTTCCTCAAGTGCACCGAGGAGAACGCCGATCTGAATGTCTGCAAGGAGTTCAACGATGCTGTCCGCAACTGTCATCATCATTACAATTTGTAG
- the LOC108128203 gene encoding coiled-coil-helix-coiled-coil-helix domain-containing protein 10, mitochondrial gives MPRQGSDGRSSGSMRRQPSRSNSSSSIFATKSSRGSSKNLPAVQQPKKETAPAPAPPKTAAAAPPQAASPAADSKGRSTGDMFKDMATTAAGVAAGSAVGHAVGAGITGMFSGKNQAPAPQAEGGAPTAKRTELVEEGPCAFELRQFLKCTEENSDISVCKEFNEAMQQCRRRYNV, from the coding sequence ATGCCACGTCAGGGATCCGATGGCCGATCCAGTGGGTCAATGCGTCGCCAACCTAgtcgcagcaacagcagcagcagcatcttTGCCACGAAGTCCTCCCGAGGTAGCAGCAAAAACTTGCCGGCGGTTCAGCAGCCCAAGAAGGAAAccgctccagctccagctcctcccAAGACAGCGGCGGCAGCTCCCCCACAGGCGGCATCTCCTGCCGCAGACTCCAAGGGACGGAGCACTGGGGACATGTTTAAGGACATGGCTACTACAGCGGCGGGAGTGGCCGCAGGATCGGCTGTGGGTCATGCCGTGGGCGCTGGCATTACTGGCATGTTCAGTGGAAAGAATCAGGCTCCGGCCCCACAGGCGGAAGGCGGGGCACCGACAGCCAAACGCACTGAACTTGTGGAAGAGGGTCCTTGCGCCTTCGAGCTCCGACAATTCCTCAAGTGCACTGAGGAGAACAGTGATATCTCCGTCTGTAAGGAGTTCAACGAGGCGATGCAGCAGTGCCGACGGCGCTACAATGTCTAA
- the 5-HT7 gene encoding 5-hydroxytryptamine receptor 1 yields MAATGHCQRKLISTATLTLFILFLSSWIAYAAAKATAAAPLLESETEPSAPDFANSSSAFLGAVASASAASSVTSLSGTPPMNSSPVAIVTYQGITSSYLGDSNTTLVPLSDTPLLLEEFAAGEFVLPPLQSIFVSIVLLIVILGTVVGNVLVCIAVCMVRKLRRPCNYLLVSLALSDLCVALLVMPMALLYEVLEKWNFGPLLCDIWVSFDVLCCTASILNLCAISVDRYLAITKPLEYGVKRTPRRMMLCVGIVWLAAACISLPPLLILGNEHEDEDGQPICTVCQNFAYQIYATLGSFYIPLSVMLFVYYQIFRAARRIVLEEKRAQTHLQQALNGTGSPTAPQAPPLGHTELGGNGQRHSSVGNTSLTYSTCGGLSSGGGGGGTLGVGLGGGHHGSGGGVSGSTGLLGSPHHKKLRFQLAKEKKASTTLGIIMSAFTICWLPFFILALIRPFETMHVPASLSSLFLWLGYANSLLNPIIYATLNRDFRKPFQEILYFRCSSLNTMMRENYYQDQYGEPPSQRVMLGDERHGARESFL; encoded by the coding sequence ATGGCTGCAACCGGTCACTGTCAACGGAAACTAATCTCCACCGCCACACTGACGCTTTTCATCCTATTCCTGAGCAGCTGGATAGCCTATGCAGCGGCAAAGGCGACGGCGGCCGCTCCGCTCCTGGAAAGCGAGACGGAGCCGTCAGCGCCGGACTTTGCCAACAGCAGTAGCGCCTTTCTGGGCGCCGTGGCCTCCGCATCGGCTGCGTCTTCGGTTACGTCCTTAAGTGGCACTCCGCCCATGAACAGTAGTCCAGTGGCCATAGTCACGTACCAGGGCATTACCAGTAGTTATCTGGGGGATAGTAACACCACCCTAGTGCCCCTGTCGGATACTCCCTTGCTCCTGGAGGAGTTCGCTGCCGGGGAGTTTGTCTTGCCGCCGTTGCAATCTATTTTCGTGAGCATTGTCCTGCTCATCGTCATCCTAGGAACAGTGGTGGGCAATGTCCTGGTCTGCATCGCCGTGTGCATGGTCCGGAAATTGCGAAGACCCTGTAATTATCTTCTGGTATCACTGGCGCTCTCCGACTTGTGCGTTGCCCTCTTGGTAATGCCCATGGCTTTGCTGTATGAGGTCCTGGAGAAGTGGAACTTTGGTCCGCTGCTGTGCGACATCTGGGTGTCCTTCGACGTGCTTTGCTGCACAGCCTCGATCCTGAATCTGTGTGCCATATCCGTGGATCGCTATTTGGCCATTACCAAGCCCTTGGAATACGGCGTGAAGAGGACACCGCGAAGGATGATGCTCTGCGTCGGAATTGTTTGGCTGGCGGCTGCCTGCATCTCGTTGCCGCCGCTGCTGATTTTGGGCAACGAGCACGAGGACGAGGATGGCCAGCCTATATGCACAGTGTGCCAGAACTTTGCATATCAGATCTACGCCACCTTGGGATCGTTTTACATACCGCTGTCGGTGATGCTGTTCGTCTACTACCAGATCTTCAGGGCGGCGCGGCGCATCGTGCTGGAGGAGAAGAGGGCCCAGACCCACTTGCAGCAGGCGTTGAACGGAACCGGATCGCCTACAGCCCCGCAGGCCCCGCCACTGGGTCACACGGAACTGGGAGGAAATGGCCAGCGGCACAGCAGTGTGGGCAATACCTCTCTAACGTACTCTACCTGCGGTGGCTTGAGCAGCGGTGGAGGCGGTGGAGGAACCCTAGGAGTGGGACTGGGAGGTGGACACCACGGCAGCGGCGGAGGTGTCAGCGGCTCCACCGGTCTACTTGGTTCACCGCACCATAAAAAGCTGCGGTTTCAGTTGGCCAAGGAAAAGAAAGCCTCCACCACCCTGGGCATCATCATGTCGGCCTTCACTATCTGCTGGCTACCGTTCTTCATCCTGGCTTTGATTCGACCTTTCGAAACTATGCACGTGCCCGCCTCCCTCTCCTCGCTCTTCCTCTGGCTGGGCTACGCCAACTCGCTGCTGAACCCCATCATATATGCCACTCTGAACCGAGACTTCCGCAAGCCGTTCCAGGAGATCCTCTACTTCCGCTGCTCCAGCCTAAACACGATGATGCGTGAGAACTACTACCAGGATCAATATGGAGAGCCTCCCTCGCAAAGGGTAATGCTCGGCGATGAGAGACATGGGGCCCGGGAAAGTTTCCTCTAG
- the Ctr1C gene encoding high affinity copper uptake protein 1 has translation MVNPGAAFHHGHAATTSEVHSIANRLGHGDNSHDTMDHGMHSGSNHHHPPMPVHEGHHSDSMSHGIHENSAGGPHAHHGDGGDHTDHDMSMSMFFHTGHTETILVKFWRTESALAIALSCLVIFLVAVFYEALKFFREWLYAKQSKRLAAGMEMRKSSRRDSYNQPTRLQDPSQVYANRPRSPSMPPLQSGNTGAQSISNNPASPSRVRHHPGRGRRIQPEPLPPAKLPWHKVWCSRMHLLQTFLHVIQVFISFMLMLVFMTFNVWLCVAVLLGAGVGYYIFCAFSTRIYEHCN, from the coding sequence ATGGTCAACCCGGGAGCGGCATTCCATCATGGGCATGCGGCCACCACTTCGGAAGTTCACAGCATTGCTAACAGGCTTGGTCATGGTGACAACTCTCATGATACGATGGATCATGGCATGCATTCCGGCTCTAATCACCACCATCCACCGATGCCCGTGCACGAGGGACACCACTCCGATTCGATGTCGCACGGCATTCACGAAAACAGTGCTGGAGGTCCCCATGCCCACCACGGGGACGGAGGTGACCATACCGACCACGATATGTCTATGTCGATGTTTTTCCATACCGGCCATACTGAGACCATACTGGTCAAGTTCTGGCGCACTGAATCCGCATTGGCGATAGCGCTGTCCTGCCTGGTAATTTTCTTGGTAGCCGTTTTCTATGAGGCTCTTAAGTTTTTCCGGGAGTGGTTGTATGCGAAGCAAAGCAAAAGGCTGGCAGCGGGCATGGAGATGAGGAAGAGCTCGCGGCGGGACAGCTACAACCAGCCCACGCGGCTGCAAGACCCGTCGCAAGTGTATGCGAACCGGCCCCGATCGCCATCGATGCCGCCGTTGCAGAGTGGCAATACGGGAGCTCAGTCCATCTCTAACAATCCCGCAAGTCCCAGCCGGGTCCGCCATCATCCAGGGAGAGGTCGCCGCATCCAGCCGGAGCCATTGCCACCCGCAAAGCTCCCGTGGCACAAGGTGTGGTGCTCGAGGATGCACCTCTTGCAGACCTTTCTCCACGTTATTCAGGTGTTCATCTCCTTTATGCTGATGCTTGTCTTCATGACCTTCAACGTGTGGCTGTGCGTGGCTGTTTTACTGGGCGCCGGAGTGGGCTACTATATATTCTGCGCCTTCAGCACCCGCATCTACGAGCACTGCAACTGA